One Cucurbita pepo subsp. pepo cultivar mu-cu-16 chromosome LG07, ASM280686v2, whole genome shotgun sequence genomic region harbors:
- the LOC111798506 gene encoding serine/threonine-protein kinase HT1-like translates to MLEGGQKFTGMIDLNEHAYDLSQGFYHKLGEGTNMSIDSFASLQTSNDGGSVAMSLDNSSVGSNESHTRILNHQGLRRRANDNQTFQHSVNRRGRVTHHLSDDALARALFDTNTPTQGLENFEKWILDLRKLNMGEAFAQGAFGKLYRGTYDGEDVAIKILERPENDLEKAQLMEQQYQQEVMMLATLKHPNIVRFIGACHKPMVWCIVTEYAKGGSVRQFLMKRQSRSVPLKLAVKQALDVARGMEYVHGLGLIHRDLKSDNLLIFADKSIKVADFGVARIEVQTEGMTPETGTYRWMAPEMIQHRPYTQKVDLYSFGIVLWELITGMLPFQNMTAVQAAFAVVNKGVRPIIPNDCLPVLSDIMTRCWDANPDVRPSFTEVVRMLENAQNEIMTTVRKARFRCCMRQPMTTD, encoded by the exons ATGTTGGAGGGTGGTCAAAAATTCACTGGAATGATCGATTTGAACGAGCATGCATATGATCTATCGCAAGGGTTTTACCATAAACTTGGTGAGGGAACCAACATGTCTATTGACTCGTTTGCAAGCTTGCAAACGAGCAACGATGGAGGGTCTGTTGCTATGTCTTTAGATAACAGCAGTGTGGGATCAAATGAATCCCACACTCGGATCTTAAATCACCAAGGTCTGCGACGGCGTGCAAATGACAACCAGACTTTTCAACATAGTGTTAACCGTCGTGGAAGAGTTACACACCACCTGAGTGATGATGCACTGGCCCGAGCTTTATTTGATACTAATACACCGACCCAGggtcttgaaaattttgagaagtgGATTCTTGATTTAAGGAAGCTCAATATGGGGGAGGCTTTTGCTCAAGGTGCCTTTGGAAAACTGTACAGAGGTACTTATGATGGGGAAGATGTTGCTATCAAGATCTTGGAGAGGCCTGAGAATGACCTGGAGAAGGCCCAGTTAATGGAGCAACAATATCAGCAGGAGGTGATGATGCTTGCTACTCTGAAGCACCCAAACATTGTCAGGTTTATTGGAGCATGTCATAAGCCAATGGTTTGGTGCATTGTTACTGAATATGCAAAGGGTGGTTCAGTTCGACAGTTCCTGATGAAGCGACAAAGTCGCTCTGTCCCCCTGAAATTAGCTGTCAAACAAGCTTTGGATGTTGCCAGAGGGATGGAATATGTTCATGGCCTTGGATTGATTCACAGGGACTTGAAATCAGAcaatcttttgatttttgcAGATAAGTCCATCAAAGTTGCTGACTTTGGAGTGGCCCGGATTGAAGTGCAGACTGAGGGAATGACACCCGAGACTGGAACCTACCGCTGGATGGCTCC GGAGATGATCCAACACAGGCCTTACACTCAAAAGGTGGACCTGTACAGCTTTGGCATTGTTCTCTGGGAGCTGATAACTGGAATGCTTCCATTCCAGAACATGACTGCCGTTCAGGCCGCCTTTGCAGTTGTCAACAAGGGTGTCCGTCCAATCATTCCCAATGATTGCTTACCTGTTTTGAGCGACATCATGACCCGATGCTGGGATGCCAACCCCGATGTTAGGCCATCATTTACTGAGGTTGTCAGAATGCTTGAGAATGCACAGAATGAGATCATGACAACCGTGCGCAAGGCTCGTTTCAGGTGTTGCATGAGGCAGCCAATGACAACAGACTGA
- the LOC111798742 gene encoding chloroplast envelope membrane protein: MHMFLMSTSIPLRPQLICLDYKASCVFNFSSCNSFGKVARKRRGFGRYRHVPNAKKNDGFSRKRSWWQKFFFDDDGNWLGLKDDGMLEDELESVASDEDLSDYEKFEAWKKRAEAITELKEAQEDVRNEQGKRWTDWIYDDTDHVRSSWSQDWDDGLGELNKESSDAGELVPEKGLVESVRDLVLGQEEDDILYEDRVFQYASFNSAKFLTVLIIVPWALDFVVHDYVLMPFLDRYVKKVPLAAEFLDVRRYQKLEMVEELKIEKARFKLEMEIGKSPPLSDEELWWELRHKALTMREEWRLENRKAFANIWSDMVFGISSFILLYFNQSKVALLKFTGYKIISDISDTGKAFLIILITDIFLGYHSESGWQTLLEIIFEHYGFEVDNATITIFVCLVPVIMDACVKLWLFKYLPRLSPRVANLFQEMKRH; encoded by the exons ATGCATATGTTCTTGATGAGCACGTCAATTCCATTACGCCCCCAGTTAATCTGTCTTGACTACAAGGCGTCTTGtgttttcaatttctcttcGTGCAATTCCTTTGGTAAAGTGGCTCGAAAGAGAAGAGGATTTGGTCGGTATCGGCATGTTCCTAATGCCAAGAAGAATGATGGGTTTTCGAGAAAGAGGAGTTGGTGGCAGAAGTTTTTCTTTGATGACGATGGAAATTGGTTGGGCTTGAAGGATGATGGCATGTTGGAGGATGAGTTGGAGAGTGTTGCGAGTGATGAAGATTTGTCTGATTATGAGAAATTTGAGGCGTGGAAGAAGAGGGCTGAGGCCATTACTGAATTGAAGGAAGCACAGGAAGATGTGAGGAATGAACAGGGGAAGAGGTGGACTGATTGGATTTATGATGACACGGATCATGTTCGATCTTCGTGGAGTCAAGATTGGGACGATGGGCTTGGGGAATTGAATAAAGAATCGTCGGATGCTGGTGAGTTAGTTCCTGAGAAGGGACTTGTTGAGTCAGTCAGAGATTTGGTTCTTGGGCAGGAAGAGGATGACATTCTCTATGAGGACCGTGTATTCCAGTATGCCTCCTTCAATTCG GCAAAATTTCTGACAGTCTTGATAATTGTACCATGGGCATTGGATTTCGTGGTTCATGATTATGTTCTCATGCCCTTTCTTGATAG GTATGTCAAGAAAGTGCCACTGGCAGCAGAGTTTCTTGATGTGAGAAGATACCAGAAACTTGAGATGGTTGAGGAACTAAAAATTGAGAAAGCAAGATTCAAACTTGAGATGGAAATTGGAAAATCTCCTCCTCTTTCTGATGAAGAGCTGTGGTGGGAGTTACGGCATAAAGC GTTAACAATGAGAGAGGAGTGGAGGCTTGAGAACCGTAAAGCATTTGCCAACATATGGTCAGACATGGTATTTGGGATCTCATCATTCATTCTTTTGTACTTCAATCAAAGTAAA GTAGCTTTGTTGAAATTTACAggttataaaattataagtgATATATCAGATACTGGGAAggcatttttaattatacttattacagatatttttttagg GTACCATTCTGAATCCGGCTGGCAGACTTTGTTAGAGATAATTTTCGAACACTATGGCTTCGAGGTTGATAACGCTACTATAACCATCTTTGTATGCCTGGTTCCAGTTATCATGGATGCATGTGTGAAACTTTGG CTGTTTAAGTATCTGCCAAGGCTATCACCAAGAGTGGCAAATTTATTCCAGGAAATGAAGCGCCATTAG